The following are encoded together in the Triticum dicoccoides isolate Atlit2015 ecotype Zavitan chromosome 6B, WEW_v2.0, whole genome shotgun sequence genome:
- the LOC119320723 gene encoding uncharacterized protein LOC119320723: MAPLIDDVTAEILLRLPPDEPEHLFRAALVCKPWPRILCDPGFLRRYRAFHGAPPLLGLLHRLRVIDGDAPARFASTTSAPDFPHPSSDGRRTRPLDCRHGRVLDPVTGDRHAIPAPDIEWLIESAAVLCAADGCDHLDCHGGPFRVLFVATHDYKDTICASVYSSETGAWSEPVCLDNSCACFAKHMREGEVYRRYYTPYLHPKRGTLVGDAVYFTVRLGNAIIKYDLGKNSISMIDPPPHTMYYIALMAMEENSLGFAYIMDSSLDIWSRKVDREGPAEWVQYRVIELEKTIPVAKQDEKPIVVGSAEGVGVIFVCTGAGLFMIKLSSGQVKKVDEPGVYFSVLPYLSFYTPDQDGALFFYKTLAVGMICVARVRFSLSEMQKWIICCNIPTGRKGNELDRALALWLTIALHLLALMYPCASMCWGRSVFLFMMTVLEQPRNLDVSAF, encoded by the exons atggcgCCGCTGATCGACGACGTCACCGccgagatcctcctccgcctcccgccggaCGAGCCGGAGCACCTCTTCCGCGCCGCCCTCGTCTGCAAGCCCTGGCCCCGCATCCTCTGCGACCCTGGCTTCCTCCGCCGCTACCGCGCCTTCCACGGCgcccctcccctcctcggcctcctccacaGGCTCAGGGTGATCGACGGGGACGCGCCCGCCCGCTTCGCCTCCACCACGTCGGCGCCGGACTTCCCCCACCCGAGCTCCGACGGCCGCCGCACGCGCCCCCTCGACTGCCGCCACGGCCGCGTCCTC GACCCCGTCACCGGAGACCGACACGCCATCCCCGCGCCGGACATCGAGTGGCTCATCGAGTCCGCGGCGGTGCTCTGCGCCGCCGACGGCTGCGACCACCTCGACTGCCACGGCGGCCCGTTCAGGGTGCTCTTCGTCGCCACCCATGACTACAAGGACACCATATGCGCGAGTGTCTACTCGTCGGAGACGGGGGCTTGGAGCGAGCCGGTGTGCCTCGACaacagttgtgcatgctttgcaaAGCACATGCGAGAGGGAGAAGTATATAGACGCTACTACACACCCTATCTCCACCCTAAGCGAGGCACCCTTGTCGGAGATGCAGTCTACTTCACGGTTCGGCTGGGTAACGCAATCATCAAGTATGACTTGGGCAAGAACAGCATATCCATGATTGACCCGCCGCCCCACACCATGTACTACATTGCCCTCATGGCCATGGAGGAGA ATTCACTTGGCTTTGCCTACATTATGGATTCCAGCCTCGATATCTGGTCAAGGAAGGTGGATAGGGAAGGACCTGCTGAATGGGTACAATACAGGGTCATCGAACTGGAGAAAACGATACCTGTTGCCAAACAAGATGAGAAGCCAATTGTTGTTGGGTCTGCAGAGGGTGTGGGTGTCATCTTCGTATGCACAGGTGCTGGCTTATTTATGATCAAGCTCAGCTCTGGGCAGGTTAAGAAGGTTGATGAGCCTGGGGTCTACTTTAGCGTCCTACCCTACTTGAGCTTCTACACTCCAG ACCAGGACGGGGCCCTGTTCTTCTACAAAACGTTGGCTGTTGGTATGATTTGT GTAGCTAGAGTTAGGTTTTCGTTGTCTGAGATGCAGAAATGGATTATTTGCT GCAATATTCCAACTGGCAGGAAGGGAAATGAACTTGATCGGGCGCTGGCCCTGTGGCTTACTATTGCACTTCATTTGCTTGCATTGATGTACCCCTGTGCTTCAATGTGCTGGGGACGTAGTGTCTTTTTGTTTATGATGACTGTTCTAGAGCAGCCACGTAATTTAGATGTCAGTGCTTTTTAG